GCACCGAAACATTATTTAGTTTACTGTACAGCTCTTGGATTATAAACATTGGAGTCATGATtcgcacacccacacaatAACAATGCGTGTAAACTAGCTGTCAGTTTGCTttgtcgattcttcttccacctagctgtcaaatcgggcttataacttgacctgatgTCTTTACGGTCCctggttgtgttgttgtttctagCTCGCAAAGGTTAGCTGGccttgtgtatgtatgtatgtgaatgtgagtgtgagtgtgtgtggaaatGCCAAACTCATGTGCGCACTGTGTGTAGTGCTTTTCACGCTACACACAGAGcgaaaaaggcacacacacgcagtgtTTGTTGTCCAACTGCTCCCGCCTGTGTGAGTCTGCCTGCCGAGGAAAATCGAAGGGAAAATGTCACCACAGGCCGTGTGAAAAGCCCTCGTCGTCAGCCCAACATCCCACCAAAACAGCTGTAGTGCTGTgtcgtccgtgtgtgtgtgcgtgcgtgtatatGTGACCAGCTTGACTTGTTGTTTCCCGCACTCTCACCTCCCATCCCACCGCCCATCAAAATCGCCCCTTTTTGTTGTGATGGATTCCACCTTGGAGGAGccaaaaattgtgaaaaacATCGTGCATGCGGGCACCAAGGTCGTCCCGTTTCGGGACGGTACGAAGGTAAGCGCATGCAAATTCCAATCCAACTCCCCGACAGGTGCCCTTTCATTCCCCcacaatccttttttttaggTAAAGTTCCACTATCAGACGCGAAAATGTGACGAGGCGCGGACGCTGATCGACGACAGCCGGGCGCACGGCCAGAAGCCGATGGAGCTGGTGCTCGGCAAGAAGTTTAAGCTCGAGGTGTGGGAATCGATCGTGCAGCAGATGGCCCTGCACGAGGTGGCCCGGTTCCGGTGCGACCGGTCGCTCGTCCAGCAGTACCCGTTCGTGTCGAAGACGATCCGGGACGCGCAGAAGCCGCGCGAGGAGCGCAAGCACTGCTGCGGCATGACGGTGCAGAACGAGGGCATCGGCTACCGGGACCTGGACGAGCTGTTCACCCACCCGCAGGACCTGGAGTTCACGATCGAGATCCTGTCGATCGAGAGCCCGGACGAGTACGAGAAGGAATCGTGGCAGCTGGGCGACGACGAGAAGCGGGCGCTGGTCGGCCGGCTGCGCGAGCAGGGCAATGCCGCGTACCGGGCGAACGATCTGGCCGCGGCCCGGGACGCTTACTCGTACGCGACCGGCATCATCGAGCAGCTGATGCTCAAGTAAGTgccacgctctctctctctctgtcttacacttttttatattatttttattatttttttttgaagggaAAAACCCGACGAACCGGAATGGATCGAGCTGGCCCAGATGAaggtgccgctgctgctgaactACTCGCAGTGCAAGCTGCTCGAGCGGGACTACTACGCCGCGATCGAGCACTGCACCGAGGCGCTCAAGTACGATCCGCACTGCGTGAAGGCACTGTTCCGGCGGGGCAAGGCGCATGCCGGCGCGTGGAATTTCGACCGGGCCCGGGCCGACTT
The Anopheles arabiensis isolate DONGOLA chromosome X, AaraD3, whole genome shotgun sequence DNA segment above includes these coding regions:
- the LOC120906261 gene encoding AH receptor-interacting protein; this translates as MDSTLEEPKIVKNIVHAGTKVVPFRDGTKVKFHYQTRKCDEARTLIDDSRAHGQKPMELVLGKKFKLEVWESIVQQMALHEVARFRCDRSLVQQYPFVSKTIRDAQKPREERKHCCGMTVQNEGIGYRDLDELFTHPQDLEFTIEILSIESPDEYEKESWQLGDDEKRALVGRLREQGNAAYRANDLAAARDAYSYATGIIEQLMLKEKPDEPEWIELAQMKVPLLLNYSQCKLLERDYYAAIEHCTEALKYDPHCVKALFRRGKAHAGAWNFDRARADFERAAELDSALQTAVGKELAKLQEQQRLRDVEDRLKYQKLF